The following are encoded in a window of Poecile atricapillus isolate bPoeAtr1 chromosome 3, bPoeAtr1.hap1, whole genome shotgun sequence genomic DNA:
- the FAM167A gene encoding protein FAM167A, whose protein sequence is MSVPQIQIEEALDSMDAGSGGVPPPDDHLRTLKALTEKLRLETRRPSYLEWKAKLEEQAWKSPQPEGDGEDEATKAKNTPGETVPMRKVQLHLNGSPAQDKGTVTSGRIGGFESIDEALTWLRKELADMRLQDQQLARQLMRLRSDINKLKIEQTCHLHQRMLNDATYELEERDELADLFCDFPLVSSFSLSTPLKLIGVTKMNINSRRFSLC, encoded by the exons ATGTCTGTGCCCCAAATCCAAATAGAAGAGGCTCTGGACAGCATGGATGCTGGCTCTGGGGGGGTTCCTCCTCCAGATGATCACCTGAGGACCCTCAAGGCGTTGACAGAGAAGCTGAGACTGGAGACCAGGCGCCCTTCCTACTTGGAATGGAAGGCAAAGCTGGAGGAGCAGGCTTGGAAGAGCCCCCAGCCCGAGGGGGACGGGGAGGACGAGGCCACCAAGGCCAAAAATACCCCGGGGGAGACTGTCCCCATGAGGAAGGTGCAGCTGCACCTCAACGGGAGCCCTGCCCAGGACAAGGGGACTGTCACCTCAGGGAGAATAGGTGGCTTTGAGAGCATCGACGAAGCTTTGACATGGCTCAGGAAGGAGCTG gcagacaTGCGCCTGCAGGACCAGCAGCTGGCCAGGCAGCTCATGCGGCTGCGCAGCGACATCAACAAGCTGAAGATCGAGCAGACGTGTCACCTGCACCAGCGCATGCTCAACGATGCCACCTACGAGCTGGAGGAGAGGGACGAGCTCGCCGACCTCTTCTGTGATTTCCCCCTCGTGAGCTCCTTCAGCCTCTCCACGCCCCTCAAGCTCATCGGGGTCACCAAGATGAACATCAACTCCCGCCGGTTCTCGCTGTGCTGA